The genomic interval GGCGTGGTGGGCGATGCCGAACGCCTGCGGGACGGGCTGGCCCGCCATGTAGAGGCGGTCGGCGGTCCGCCGGGGCAGGGGATGGTGGACGTAGGAGCCGTGGACGCGGCCGTCGGGGGTCATCGGGAGCGCGTCGAAGCGGGCGGCCGTGGCCAGCCGGTACGGTTCCCCGCCGTGGCTCTCCAGCAGGGCGATCTCGGTGATGCGGCGGGCGCCGTCGGCGAACCGGGTGAGCTGGACGATCACGTCGACGGCGCTGTTGATCTGGTCGTGCAGGGCGACGAAGGGGATCTCCACGTCGGACATGGAGGCGAGGGTCTGCAGCCGGGTGAGGGCGTCCTCGGCGCTGTTGGCGTGGACGGTGGCGAGGGAGCCGTCGTGGCCGGTGGACATGGCCTGGAGCATGTCCAGGGACTCGCCGCCGCGGACCTCGCCGACGACGATGCGGTCGGGCCGCATGCGCAGGGAGTTGCGCACCAGGTCGCGGATGGTGACGCGGCCCTTGCCCTCGACGTTGGGCGGGCGGGACTCCAGGCGGATGACGTGCGGCTGCTGGAGCTGGAGTTCGGCGGAGTCCTCGATGGTGATGATGCGTTCGCCCTCGGGGATCAGCCCGGACAGGGCGTTGAGCAGGGTCGTCTTTCCGGTGCCGGTGGCGCCGGACACGATGATGTTGAAACGGGCCTGCACCAGTCCGGCCAGCAGGTACAGCATGGGTTCGTCGAGCGAGCCGAGGCCGATCAGCTCCTGGAGGGTGAAGGAGCGCGGGAAGCGGCGGATGGTGAGGACCGCGCCGGTCAGGGACAGCGGCGGGATGATCACGTTGACGCGCTCGCCGGACGGCAGCCGGGCGTCGACCATGGGGGTGGACTCGTCGACGCGGCGGTTCACGGTGGACACGATGCGTTCGATCGTCTGCATGAGCTGGTCGTTGGAGGCGAACCGCAGCGGCAGCTGCTCCACCCGGCCGCCGCGCTCGACGAAGATGGCGTCCGGGCCGTTCACCATGATCTCGGTGACGGACGGGTCCTCCAGCAGCGGTTCCAGGATGCCGAGGCCGAGGGCCTCGTCGACGACCCGGCGGATCAGCTGGGAGCGTTCGACCGTCGACAGGACGGGGCCCTCGCGGCTGATGATGTGGCCGAGGACGCGTTCCAGCCGGGCCCGGCGCTCGGCCGGGGACAGCGCGCTCATCTCCGCGAGGTCGATCTCCTCCAGGAGCTTGGCGCGGTAGGACGCGACGAGGTGGCCGTCCTCGCCCCGCCCGGTCCTCTCCTCGGGGGAGTTGATGCGTGCCCGCAGGCTCATGAGTCGCTCGCTCCTCGTCCTTGTCCCGGTCCCCGTCCGCTTCCCGGTCCTCGTCGTCGGTCGTCGGTCGCCGTCGGTCGTCGGTCGTCGGTCGTTCCGGTCCTCGGCCGCCGTCCGGCGCGGCCCTCGGTCGGCGGTCGTCGGTCGTTCCGGTCGTCGCCCGGCCGGCCACCGCTCGATTCAGTGGTCCACGGGCATCGTGGCGCTCCTCCCCGCCGACCCGAAGTCCCAGCCGGGCACGATCGACGGGATGTCGATCCGGGCGGTGACGGTGACCTCGTCGCCGCCCCCCGCCGTGCCGCAGGAGGTGCCGTCGGCCAGCCAGGAGCTGACGGCTGCCGCGCAGGCGGTCTGGGCGCCCTGGTCCAGGGAGGCGCTGCGGGCGCCCGCGCGGGCGGCGGTGCCCGCCTGCTGGGCGGTGTAGGCGATCAGGCCGAGCTGCACCCCGGCCATCGCCACGAGCAGCAGGATCGGCAGGAACCCCAGGTACTCGATCGCCACCTGCCCGTGATCGCGGCGGCGGCCGTCAGTGTGCCGGTACGCCATGTCAGCGCGTCGGCACGGCAGATCAGTGCGTCGGTACGGCATGTCAGTCCGTCTCCTCCTCGACCGCGCCCGCGTGACCGGTCACGTCGAACGGGAACGACAGGGTGCCGGGGAAGAGGATCGGCACGGTGAGCTTCACGTCGGCGGTGACCATGCCGCCGCCCGTCGCGCAGGTCACCGTCGCGCCGCTCCCCCAGGCCCCGGACAGCTTGTCCAGGCCGGCCTCCTGGCAGGCGCCCTGACGTGCGCCGGGGGACGCGGCGGTCCCGGCCCGCGCCGCCTCGTCGGCGGCGTTCCCGGCGAGCGTGAAGGTGTAGCCGACCAGCACGAGCTGCCACAGCACGACCAGCGTGACGAGGATCGTCGGGGTCATGCCGAGGAACTCGACGGTGACCTGTCCCCGGTCGCCGTACGGCCGTCTCCGGTCGCCGTACGGCCGCCCCGCGCCGGCGGCCGGCCGCCGGCGTCCCGTCGTCCCCGCAGCCCGCCCGCCGCCGCTCATCCCGTGCCGTCCCTGCGCCGCCGGAAACTGACCGCGCCCCGGTCGCCGCGCAGCCGTCCGCCCTTGTGGGCGGTCTCCGCGGCCCGCACCAGGCCGAGTTCGCCGGCCAGCGCCCACATCGCCTGCTTCACGGTGCTCTTGGCCTCCAGCTCGTGCACGCGCCCGGCGTCCACGACGCCCTGGAGCTCCTTGAAGTGGGCGGGGACCGTGGTCGCGGCGACCGCGGTGCCGGTGATCCGCGCGATGAGCGGCGGCTGGATCTCCGTGGACCGGGTGTGCCGGTTGACGACGACCGTGGTCTCCTCCGCCTTGCGGATCTGCAGCCGGTCCCACATCCGCACCGTCCGCTTGGCGCCCCGTACGGCGATGACGTCGGGGGTGGTGACCAGGAGGGCCCGGTCGGCCATCTCCACGGCCGCCGCGCCCGCCCCGCCGAGCTGGGCGCCGCAGTCGATGACGACGACCTCGTAGCGGGAGCGCAGGGCGCTGACGATGTGGCGGGCGGCCCGGTCGGTGACCTCCTCGCCGCGTTCGCCCTCGGCGGGGGCGAGGAGCAGGGCGAGGCCGCTGTCGTGGCGGAAGACGGCGTCGGCGAGGACGCGCGGGGAGATGTCGTTGATCGCGGCGAGGTCGACGACGGACCGGCGGAACTGGACGTCCAGGTAGGAGGCGACGTCCCCGGTCTGCAGGTCCATGTCGACCAGGGCGGTGGCCCGTCCGGAGGTCTGGGCGGCGAGCGCGAGCTGCACGGCGGTGAGGGTGGCGCCGACCCCGCCTTTGGCGCCGCTGACGGTGACGACGGTGCCTCCCGCGCCGGTGAACGGGTCGCCGGCGGCGCCCAGGTGGCGTCGTACGCCGGCCGACCACTGGGCGACCGCCTGGACCCGGCTGGCGAGTTCCTCGTAGCCGAGCGGGAGGGCGACCAGGCCGCGGGCGCCGTGGTCCATGGCGGCCTGGAAGAGGCCGGGGCTCGTGTCGGAGGTGACGAGGACGACGCCGACGGCGGGGAAGCGGAGGGCGACCTCGCGGATGAGTTCCAGCGCGGGGACGGGGCCGATCCGCTCGTGGA from Streptomyces sp. DH-12 carries:
- a CDS encoding pilus assembly protein — its product is MTPTILVTLVVLWQLVLVGYTFTLAGNAADEAARAGTAASPGARQGACQEAGLDKLSGAWGSGATVTCATGGGMVTADVKLTVPILFPGTLSFPFDVTGHAGAVEEETD
- a CDS encoding AAA family ATPase produces the protein MSTRILPAAGDADAVRSLTTLLSQLPDAEPLDPVTDSTQLVDTLSRLAAESLDELPEVVVVHERIGPVPALELIREVALRFPAVGVVLVTSDTSPGLFQAAMDHGARGLVALPLGYEELASRVQAVAQWSAGVRRHLGAAGDPFTGAGGTVVTVSGAKGGVGATLTAVQLALAAQTSGRATALVDMDLQTGDVASYLDVQFRRSVVDLAAINDISPRVLADAVFRHDSGLALLLAPAEGERGEEVTDRAARHIVSALRSRYEVVVIDCGAQLGGAGAAAVEMADRALLVTTPDVIAVRGAKRTVRMWDRLQIRKAEETTVVVNRHTRSTEIQPPLIARITGTAVAATTVPAHFKELQGVVDAGRVHELEAKSTVKQAMWALAGELGLVRAAETAHKGGRLRGDRGAVSFRRRRDGTG
- a CDS encoding TadE/TadG family type IV pilus assembly protein — its product is MAYRHTDGRRRDHGQVAIEYLGFLPILLLVAMAGVQLGLIAYTAQQAGTAARAGARSASLDQGAQTACAAAVSSWLADGTSCGTAGGGDEVTVTARIDIPSIVPGWDFGSAGRSATMPVDH
- a CDS encoding CpaF family protein; its protein translation is MSLRARINSPEERTGRGEDGHLVASYRAKLLEEIDLAEMSALSPAERRARLERVLGHIISREGPVLSTVERSQLIRRVVDEALGLGILEPLLEDPSVTEIMVNGPDAIFVERGGRVEQLPLRFASNDQLMQTIERIVSTVNRRVDESTPMVDARLPSGERVNVIIPPLSLTGAVLTIRRFPRSFTLQELIGLGSLDEPMLYLLAGLVQARFNIIVSGATGTGKTTLLNALSGLIPEGERIITIEDSAELQLQQPHVIRLESRPPNVEGKGRVTIRDLVRNSLRMRPDRIVVGEVRGGESLDMLQAMSTGHDGSLATVHANSAEDALTRLQTLASMSDVEIPFVALHDQINSAVDVIVQLTRFADGARRITEIALLESHGGEPYRLATAARFDALPMTPDGRVHGSYVHHPLPRRTADRLYMAGQPVPQAFGIAHHADQLATREAR